In one Brooklawnia cerclae genomic region, the following are encoded:
- a CDS encoding biotin transporter BioY has protein sequence MPTNAPAAGAAGKRNGFTARDLALVAVFAGVTAALGLVPPIYTPFSPVQITAQNLGVMLAGAILGGRRAFASQALFLALVALGLPLLSGGRGGIGVFAGITWGFLIGYAVVAGLLGWVTYRVGAPYSLWKGLIINLIFGLPVTYAFGIPGMMISGHLTLAQAVAGNLPFLPGDAIKAVVAAVVAKGVHTAYPGLLPWRGRKAPVPQETPSQETPGSGEVAATLSGDGAVGHE, from the coding sequence ATGCCCACGAACGCACCCGCCGCCGGTGCGGCCGGCAAGCGGAACGGTTTCACCGCCCGCGACCTCGCCCTCGTCGCCGTCTTCGCAGGGGTGACCGCAGCCCTCGGCCTCGTCCCCCCGATCTACACGCCGTTCTCGCCGGTGCAGATCACCGCACAGAACCTCGGCGTCATGCTCGCCGGGGCCATCCTCGGTGGACGCCGGGCCTTCGCGTCCCAGGCCTTGTTCCTCGCCCTGGTGGCCCTCGGGTTGCCACTCCTGTCGGGTGGACGCGGGGGCATCGGCGTCTTCGCCGGCATCACGTGGGGCTTCCTCATCGGTTACGCGGTCGTCGCCGGGCTGCTCGGCTGGGTCACCTACCGGGTGGGCGCGCCCTACTCGCTGTGGAAGGGCCTCATCATCAACCTGATCTTCGGGTTGCCCGTGACGTACGCCTTCGGCATCCCCGGCATGATGATCTCGGGTCACCTGACCCTCGCGCAGGCCGTGGCCGGCAATCTCCCCTTCCTGCCGGGCGACGCGATCAAGGCCGTGGTCGCCGCGGTGGTCGCGAAGGGCGTCCACACCGCATACCCGGGCCTGCTCCCCTGGCGCGGCCGGAAGGCGCCGGTGCCGCAGGAGACCCCTTCGCAGGAGACCCCGGGATCAGGTGAGGTCGCGGCGACCCTGAGTGGGGATGGCGCCGTCGGCCATGAGTGA
- a CDS encoding energy-coupling factor ABC transporter ATP-binding protein, protein MSEAVRIEAEGVSHVYGQGGPQAREVLHDITVSLEQRRIGVIGHNGSGKSTFVRMLDALHVPTQGTIRVDGLDTATRARDVRRMTGFLFTDPDSQIIMPTVAEDVAFGLRKSSLSKAEIAARVDDTLARFGLAGHRDHPAHLLSGGQKQLLALASVLITSPRLIVMDEPTTLLDLRNARQIGRVIGDLPQTVVLATHHLDLLRDFDRVLVFDGGRVVADGTPGEAVAAYQELMDADPDGDLPGARTGV, encoded by the coding sequence ATGAGTGAGGCGGTCCGCATCGAGGCCGAAGGGGTCAGCCACGTCTACGGCCAGGGTGGCCCCCAGGCCCGTGAGGTGCTGCACGACATCACCGTCAGCCTCGAGCAGCGGCGCATCGGAGTGATCGGGCACAACGGATCGGGCAAGTCGACCTTCGTCCGCATGCTCGACGCCCTGCACGTACCGACGCAGGGAACCATTCGGGTGGACGGGCTCGACACCGCGACCCGCGCCCGCGACGTGCGCCGTATGACCGGCTTCCTGTTCACCGATCCCGACAGTCAGATCATCATGCCGACCGTGGCCGAGGACGTGGCCTTCGGGCTGCGCAAGTCGAGCCTGTCGAAGGCCGAGATCGCCGCGCGTGTGGATGACACGCTGGCGCGTTTCGGCCTGGCCGGGCATCGTGATCATCCCGCCCACCTGCTGTCGGGGGGGCAGAAACAACTGCTGGCACTCGCCTCGGTGCTCATCACCTCGCCGCGGCTCATCGTGATGGACGAGCCCACCACCCTGCTCGACCTGCGCAACGCCCGGCAGATCGGCCGGGTGATCGGCGACCTGCCGCAGACGGTCGTCCTCGCCACCCACCACCTCGATCTGCTGCGCGACTTCGACCGGGTGCTGGTGTTCGACGGGGGACGAGTGGTCGCCGACGGCACGCCCGGCGAGGCCGTCGCCGCCTACCAGGAACTCATGGACGCCGACCCCGACGGGGACCTTCCTGGGGCCAGGACCGGGGTCTGA
- a CDS encoding CbiQ family ECF transporter T component: protein MLGASTLGLFRPGTSPLHRLPAAVKLAALVLLGIASVWLQREWWLVVAAFALVGVAYGIAGYGPFLLLRQVRPMAWLLVFTAAMNWWTAGWERAIAVTVMIAVLVCAAALVTLTTPTTSLIDVVVRAAAPLRRFGVDAERLGLILLLGIRCVPVVAGLAREVREAQIARGATNSLRAFAVPLLVRALRDADSIGEALMARGLDD from the coding sequence GTGCTCGGGGCCAGCACGCTCGGCCTGTTCCGCCCGGGCACTTCGCCGCTTCACCGCCTCCCGGCGGCGGTCAAGCTCGCCGCCCTGGTGCTGCTCGGGATCGCCTCGGTGTGGCTTCAGCGGGAATGGTGGCTGGTCGTCGCCGCGTTCGCCCTCGTGGGAGTCGCCTACGGGATCGCCGGATACGGTCCGTTCCTCCTGCTCCGGCAGGTACGCCCGATGGCCTGGCTCCTGGTGTTCACCGCCGCCATGAACTGGTGGACCGCCGGCTGGGAGCGTGCGATCGCGGTCACGGTGATGATCGCCGTCCTGGTGTGTGCCGCCGCGCTGGTCACCCTCACCACGCCCACGACCTCGCTGATCGACGTGGTCGTCCGGGCCGCGGCACCCCTGCGCCGCTTCGGCGTGGACGCCGAGCGGCTCGGCCTCATCCTGTTGCTGGGCATCCGGTGCGTCCCCGTGGTCGCCGGCCTGGCGCGGGAGGTGCGCGAGGCTCAGATCGCACGGGGGGCGACCAACAGCCTGCGGGCCTTCGCGGTGCCCCTGCTCGTCCGCGCGCTGAGGGACGCGGACTCGATCGGCGAGGCGCTCATGGCCCGCGGTCTCGACGACTGA
- a CDS encoding S1C family serine protease, whose translation MSQQPTGWQAPTQWPAPQGQPWGGEGAGSLQAVHGAGQRTATQPVVPLWREVVAAIIVLALALGAAGAWIVDGATPSNRSTPITRHPLPQVQRPAQNPTSTHQVTVTPDLSVGVVLVWGELTDSESAGSGIVLTDSGLVLTNYHVVADTFALTVEVPTTGDTYDATVVGRNMWADVALLQLAGASGLQPAAIDHDGLAVGDQVTAVGNADGGGVLVGSGGSVTSVDASVTLPSNFGMYGTDTLSGLIRSTAGAIPGYSGGPTFDSDAEVVGMTSAGRTRVSNDMTTFSIPIGSALEIVDDIVAGHETEHTRIGPAAWLGVSLGAADRPAVTYVQPGSPAEVAGLSPGSTITAFGGIAVETANALLRLVESTDPGDRVDLEWTDEAGIAQAAPVVLGTSSTN comes from the coding sequence ATGTCACAGCAGCCGACCGGCTGGCAGGCGCCGACCCAGTGGCCGGCCCCGCAGGGTCAGCCGTGGGGTGGCGAGGGTGCGGGCAGCCTCCAGGCCGTTCACGGTGCCGGGCAGCGGACGGCCACCCAGCCCGTCGTGCCCCTGTGGCGGGAGGTCGTGGCGGCGATCATCGTCCTGGCGCTCGCCCTCGGCGCCGCCGGCGCCTGGATCGTGGACGGGGCGACCCCCAGCAATCGGTCGACGCCGATCACCCGGCACCCGCTGCCCCAGGTCCAGCGCCCGGCGCAGAACCCGACGAGCACCCATCAGGTCACCGTCACCCCTGATCTCAGCGTCGGGGTCGTCCTCGTCTGGGGTGAACTGACCGACAGCGAGAGCGCGGGGTCGGGCATCGTCCTGACCGACTCGGGACTCGTCCTGACCAACTATCACGTGGTCGCCGACACGTTCGCGCTCACCGTCGAGGTTCCCACCACCGGTGACACCTACGACGCGACCGTTGTGGGGCGCAACATGTGGGCCGACGTCGCGCTCCTTCAACTCGCGGGGGCCTCCGGGCTCCAGCCCGCTGCCATCGACCACGACGGCCTGGCCGTGGGCGACCAGGTGACAGCCGTCGGCAACGCAGACGGGGGTGGTGTCCTGGTCGGATCGGGCGGATCGGTGACCTCGGTCGATGCGAGCGTCACCCTGCCGTCCAACTTCGGCATGTACGGAACCGACACGCTGTCGGGGCTGATCCGCTCGACCGCCGGAGCCATCCCCGGCTACTCCGGCGGCCCGACCTTCGACTCCGACGCCGAGGTGGTCGGCATGACCAGCGCCGGGCGCACCCGCGTCTCGAACGACATGACGACCTTCTCCATCCCCATCGGCAGCGCGCTGGAGATCGTGGACGACATCGTCGCGGGCCACGAGACCGAGCACACCAGGATCGGGCCCGCGGCCTGGCTCGGGGTGTCGCTCGGGGCCGCGGACAGACCGGCCGTCACCTACGTCCAACCCGGATCCCCGGCCGAGGTCGCGGGCCTTTCCCCCGGCTCGACGATCACCGCCTTCGGCGGGATTGCCGTCGAGACCGCCAACGCGTTGCTGAGGTTGGTGGAGTCCACCGATCCAGGCGACCGGGTGGATCTGGAGTGGACCGACGAGGCCGGAATCGCGCAGGCAGCGCCGGTCGTCCTCGGGACGAGTTCCACGAACTGA
- a CDS encoding sugar phosphate isomerase/epimerase family protein, which translates to MTINFGARGHDVTWARTPEELADGLAGYGVHNVQLALGRSFPALSGGGQVNPGMGAYFRRVMADRGVQIAVMGCYSNIIDPDPERRAGVLATFEAYLRNARHFGAPIVATETGTVNREGFAYTTANFTDDVYAETARVVRRLVEYGERVGTIVGIEPGVNHPIHDLDRVEQLLGDVDSPFLGIVLDPTALLDPHAPTDPAAMTDEAFDRFGDRIVAVHVDDYRLEEGKVVRCDIDEGVLPVGSILSTVSARRPHLVVVMEETTNQAIARAVDRYGSL; encoded by the coding sequence ATGACGATCAATTTCGGGGCCCGTGGCCACGATGTGACGTGGGCGAGGACGCCGGAGGAACTGGCGGACGGGCTGGCAGGTTACGGCGTGCACAATGTGCAGCTGGCGCTCGGCAGATCCTTCCCGGCGCTGAGCGGCGGCGGGCAGGTCAACCCGGGCATGGGTGCCTATTTCCGGCGGGTGATGGCCGACCGTGGCGTCCAGATCGCGGTGATGGGTTGCTACAGCAACATCATCGATCCGGACCCCGAGCGGCGGGCCGGGGTGCTCGCGACGTTCGAGGCGTACCTCCGCAACGCCCGCCATTTCGGCGCTCCGATCGTGGCGACCGAGACGGGGACCGTCAACCGGGAGGGCTTCGCCTACACGACGGCGAACTTCACCGACGACGTGTACGCGGAGACCGCGAGGGTCGTGAGGCGGCTCGTCGAGTACGGCGAGCGCGTCGGCACGATCGTCGGCATCGAGCCGGGGGTCAACCATCCGATCCACGACCTCGATCGTGTCGAGCAGCTTCTCGGCGACGTCGACTCCCCGTTCCTGGGCATCGTCCTCGACCCCACGGCGCTCCTCGACCCTCACGCGCCCACCGATCCGGCCGCCATGACGGACGAGGCGTTCGATCGCTTCGGCGACCGGATCGTCGCCGTCCACGTCGACGACTACCGTCTCGAGGAGGGAAAGGTCGTGCGCTGCGACATCGACGAGGGTGTCCTCCCCGTGGGCAGCATCCTGTCGACCGTCAGCGCACGCAGGCCGCATCTGGTGGTCGTCATGGAGGAGACCACGAACCAGGCCATCGCGAGGGCGGTCGACCGATACGGGAGCCTGTGA